In the Dasypus novemcinctus isolate mDasNov1 chromosome 16, mDasNov1.1.hap2, whole genome shotgun sequence genome, TGAATTTTGTTGAAAGGGGACATTTTAGGTCATacatatgttactggaataaaaattaagagataaaaTATAGGACTGAAAAGCACAATGaactatattttaaatgatggactataattaatagtacaattctaAATTTTTCTTCCAGGACTTACAGCAAGTGCACCATgctaatgcaagttgttaataatagggaggtacaTTGAAAAACTGCCTAAATGTaaagtatggactatagttaataagaTGATtaagatattctttcatcaactctAACAAAGGTACTAAACTAGTACAAGAGATAGTAATAAGTGTTGGGGCTTAtgagaaaaatgtacatttgCATAATTTTTCTGAAGGGGAATTTAGGGCTTCTTCTGATTAATCTGCGGTCCAGAACCCTGAAATTCTTCTGAGTCATTTTGCTTGAAGAATCAGTCCTTCCACCACTCCCTGAGGAGGTTAACCCTGCATAATCCTGAAGAAACTGTAATAGCTTCTCTTCTGAAGCAACCCTAAGCCAAACATCTTGTTTCTATACCTATAACTATATTTAAGTCCCAGCTAGTTCCAAAGCGTGGCATACaaaatttaaaccacaatgaaatgtgCTATGCTCCATATGAACAGAAGGATTGTTCCAAATTTACATTCAGAGATATGGGGAATGTTTGTAACAATCACTAATTTTTGTACCCACTGAGATGATGCTACATCTAATAGAATTGTTGAAATGAAGAAGAGTGACAATACCTAAATATGCTGCCAATGTGGATTAAGTCTAACTTGCCAGCATTGCTAGTAGTAATGTAAAATTGTATAACTGCTTTTATAAAATAGATTATTTGAAAGACAGTCATATATTTAATAAGGGTATTAAATGTATGATTGCATTTATCATACATTTAGTAGTCACATGTGACCAATAAAAGGATAATAGCAGGTTTAGTCCTAAGAGCTTCAAACAAAAAATGGCACAcatgtcaaagaaaaaataatgtttaaagaaTTGTGATATATCCATAGAATAGAATAGCactaagtaaaacaaaaataaatagaatgataaatgcaaaaataaggagagtatttttatatattatgtatatgttGCATAATGTATAGAAttatatttctggctatttacaaatataaacacacatacacacacctatCTATGGATACATAATTCTGAGTGagagaaaccagaaacaaaaaataaagtgtcCATATAAAGGAAATTCTAGAAAAGACTGAACTAAGACATGCTGACAAAAATTTTATCAGTAGTATAATATGGTTGGAATTTTCATTGAAAGCATGAAGGTCATATTGGTGGTGGCAGATATTGTGACTCTTGAAAGTGGAGGTGAATTACATGAGTAATTGTTCTTGTCAAAACTGGTTAAATATATGGCTCAGACTTGAGAATTTTATTGTGCATAAATTATATATCCATATTAAAAAAACTGTCAGCAATAAATCCTCGATGTTTCTTCAGTacttattaattcagttttgcaACAAATATATACTGTGATATATAGTGTAGAAGTACCTTACTAAGAGTTTCTGATTCACAGATGTTTAACAATGCATGCTTTTATTCAGTGATCATAATATGGCAATTGAAACAGAAGTATGGAGATAGGTTcacatttcaaagtaaaatagaCAAATATATATGGACCTATTTATGTGTATTTAAATATGAAGAAGCTTTTAACTTCACCCAGGAAAATAGTACATTACAATGTTAGATAGCTTTAAAGATTAGGGTAAATCAAAGTAATCTTAGATATGGTTTAAGGAAGACAATGACCCATACACTTTGTCCAGGCTCCCTTCACATCATTGTTCCTCAGACTATAGATGAGGGGATTCAGTACAGGTGTGAAGATAGTATAAAAAGTAGACACAATCTTGTCATGGTTAGCTGACCGGTAGGATTTTGGTCTCATATAAATAAAAGTAGTAGCTCCATAAAAGAGTCCTACCACAGCAAAATGTGATGAACAGGTGGCAAAAGCCTTCTTCCGTGCTTCTGTGGATCGCATGTGAAGAACAGCAGCAAGGATGAGACCATAAGAAGTCAGGATGAGGGAGAAGGGTACCAGGATCATCAACACACAACAGATATACATGGCGTACTCAAAGACAGATGAGTCAGCACAAGCCAAGCGCAAGAGTGTGGGGGGTTCACAGAAAAAATGATCAATTTCACGTGATTTGCAAAATGGGAAACTGAGGGTAGCAAGAGCTTGCATTAGTCCATCAATTGCTCCCAGAAACCAACACCCCAAAATCATCCTCAGGCATAATTGCCAGCTCATAAGGACAGGATATCGCAATGGGTGACAGACAGCCACATAGCGATCATAGGACATGGCTGCCAGGAGAAAGGACTCTCCACCATCCATTGTGAGGAACAGGAATATCTGTAATccacagccagcaagggagatGAACTTGTTGCCAGTCAAAtagtcagcagccattttgggcaCAATAGTGCAAACCAGCATCAGATCCATAAGGGAGAGCTGGCTCAGAAGAAAGTACATGGGGATGTGAAGCCGGTGGTCCTGGTGAATCAGGAGAATCATGAGGGCATTGACCAGGAGGGAGATGAAGACAATTGCAAGCATCatcacaaagaggaaaaaatggacTCTTGTGTGGTTAAAGAGTCCTAGCAGAATGAAATCTGTGGTATTATTTctgttttgcatgatttcaaactGCAGTGACACTGCAAATAGCAAAACAACTGAGAGGTTAGTTGAGGTAAGTTATGACATGGAATGGGATTTATTGCttaatatgtatataattttgaTTTAGAGTGATGAAAACTTTTTAATAGTAGATGGTACTTAAGGTAGCACTAAATAGTTAATGTAATTAATGTTATTTATATGTGTCAATGGTGATGGTTAAAGTAGGGCATTTTGAATTACATACagacttcaaagaaaaaaataatagataaagcAAAGAAATTTTCATACCTCAAAATGCTCCTTTTGAGTTACATCTTATTAAAATTGCTTGAGTGGGTATGAAGATACCTATAAGAAATCCTTCATATGCCATATGTTAATGTTTTAATTAGTTCAATAACTTTACTTCAAGGAAGAGTGACATTATCAAGATGGCAGTGTAAAATGTGCTGGTGACGGTCCTCACttggtaggaaaaaaataaatatgagcaAAATCAACTTTCTTGAAACTCCAGCAGTGATAAAGAGTAAATATCAAGTCAATGAGAGCTGATTctgtaaagaaaacaaacaaacaaacaaaaacccacttA is a window encoding:
- the LOC101439223 gene encoding olfactory receptor 2T8-like is translated as MEVKKDNHHTMEPRVITTENGRIASSIQVESEPPLDIKVQWTQPIQCPHRRGGIGLGKVDIMDKGNNTTDFILLGLFNHTRVHFFLFVMMLAIVFISLLVNALMILLIHQDHRLHIPMYFLLSQLSLMDLMLVCTIVPKMAADYLTGNKFISLAGCGLQIFLFLTMDGGESFLLAAMSYDRYVAVCHPLRYPVLMSWQLCLRMILGCWFLGAIDGLMQALATLSFPFCKSREIDHFFCEPPTLLRLACADSSVFEYAMYICCVLMILVPFSLILTSYGLILAAVLHMRSTEARKKAFATCSSHFAVVGLFYGATTFIYMRPKSYRSANHDKIVSTFYTIFTPVLNPLIYSLRNNDVKGAWTKCMGHCLP